In a single window of the Acipenser ruthenus chromosome 8, fAciRut3.2 maternal haplotype, whole genome shotgun sequence genome:
- the LOC117406588 gene encoding T-complex protein 1 subunit theta isoform X2, producing the protein MALHVPKAPGFAQMLKDGAKHYSGLEEAVFRNIQACKELAQTTRTAYGPNGMNKMVINHLEKLFVTNDAATILRELEVQHPAARMIVMASHMQEQEVGDGTNFVLVFAGALLELAEELLRMGLSVSEVIEGYEMACKKALEILPDCVCSSAKNLSDVEEASSLIRTAVMSKQYGNEDFLSKLIAQACVSIFPESGNFNVDGVRVCKIVGSGLTASSVLHGMVFKRETEGDVTSIKDAKIAVFSCPFDCMVTETKGTVLIKNAEELMSFSRGEENMMESQVKAIADAGATVVVTGGKVADMALHYANKYQLMVVRMNSKWDLRRLCKTVGAVALPRLTPPTPEEMGHCDSVYLTEVGDTQVVVFKHEKEEGAISTLVIRGSTNNLMDDIERAVDDGVNTFKVLVRDKRLVPGAGATEIELAKHITSYGESCPGLEQYAIKKFAEAFEAIPRALAENSGVKGNELISKLYAVHQEGNKNIGFDIEGEGAAVKDMLEAGILDPYLVKHWGIKLATNSAVTVLRVDQIIMAKPAGGPKAPQAKKDWDEDQE; encoded by the exons ATGGCTCTTCACGTACCTAAGGCACCGGGCTTTGCCCAAATGTTAAAGGATGGCGCAAAG CATTACTCTGGACTTGAAGAGGCAGTCTTCAGAAATATCCAAGCCTGTAAAGAACTGGCCCAGACCACACGCACAGCCTATGGACCAAATG gcaTGAATAAAATGGTCATCAACCATTTGGAAAAACTCTTTGTCACAAATGATGCAGCCACTATTCTACGAGAATTGGAG GTTCAGCACCCTGCAGCTAGAATGATCGTTATGGCATCACACATGCAAGAACAAGAGGTTGGGGATGGAACAAACTTTGTTCTGGTGTTTGCAGGAGCCCTTCTTGAACTTGCAGAAGAGCTTCTCAGAATGGGGCTTTCCGTCTCAGAG GTGATTGAAGGCTATGAAATGGCTTGCAAAAAAGCTCTGGAGATTCTCCCGGACTGTGTGTGTTCTTCTGCAAAGAACCTCTCTGATGTTGAAGAGGCGTCTTCTCTGATCCGCACTGCAGTAATGAGCAAACAATATGGCAATGAAGATTTTCTGTCCAAGCTCATTGCACAGGCCTGTG TGTCTATTTTTCCTGAATCTGGTAATTTCAATGTGGATGGAGTCCGAGTGTGTAAGATCGTG GGTTCTGGACTGACTGCTTCTTCAGTGTTGCATGGAATGGTCTTTAAAAGAGAAACTGAAGGAGATGTCACCTCTATCAAAGATGCAAAAATCGCTGTGTTTTCCTGTCCATTTGACTGCATGGTAACAGAGACCAAG GGGACAGTATTGATAAAGAATGCAGAGGAACTGATGAGCTTCAGCAGGGGAGAGGAAAATATGATGGAATCTCAAGTAAAAGCCATTGCAGATGCTGGTGCAACTGTAGTGGTAACAGGGGGCAAAGTGGCTGATATGGCTCTTCACTATGCCAATAAGTACCAACTTATGGTAGTCAG GATGAACTCCAAATGGGATTTAAGAAGGTTATGCAAAACAGTGGGTGCCGTGGCTCTTCCCAGACTG ACACCACCTACTCCAGAAGAGATGGGACATTGTGATAGTGTTTACCTGACAGAAGTTGGCGACACGCAAGTGGTGGTCTTCAAGCATG aaaAAGAGGAAGGTGCAATTTCCACACTTGTAATCCGTGGGTCTACAAATAACTTAATGGATGACATTGAAAGGGCAGTTGATGATGGAGTAAACACATTCAAAGTTCTTGTAAGG gaCAAGCGTCTTGTTCCTGGAGCTGGTGCAACTGAGATTGAACTGGCTAAGCACATTACTTCTTATGGAGAG TCTTGCCCAGGTCTTGAACAATATGCTATCAAGAAGTTTGCAGAGGCTTTTGAAGCCATTCCGCGTGCTCTTGCAGAGAACTCTGGTGTCAAGGGCAATGAACTTATCTCCAAACTGTATGCTGTCCATCAAGAAGGGAACAAAAATATTGGATTTGATATTGAG GGTGAAGGTGCAGCTGTGAAAGACATGCTGGAAGCTGGTATCTTAGACCCATACCTTGTGAAACACTGGGGAATCAAACTGGCCACAAATTCTGCTGTCACGGTACTTCGAGTTGATCAG atAATTATGGCAAAACCAGCAGGAGGACCCAAAGCACCACAAGCGAAGAAAGACTGGGATGAAGACCAAGAATGA
- the LOC117406588 gene encoding T-complex protein 1 subunit theta isoform X1 produces the protein MALHVPKAPGFAQMLKDGAKHYSGLEEAVFRNIQACKELAQTTRTAYGPNGMNKMVINHLEKLFVTNDAATILRELEVQHPAARMIVMASHMQEQEVGDGTNFVLVFAGALLELAEELLRMGLSVSEVIEGYEMACKKALEILPDCVCSSAKNLSDVEEASSLIRTAVMSKQYGNEDFLSKLIAQACVSIFPESGNFNVDGVRVCKIVGSGLTASSVLHGMVFKRETEGDVTSIKDAKIAVFSCPFDCMVTETKGTVLIKNAEELMSFSRGEENMMESQVKAIADAGATVVVTGGKVADMALHYANKYQLMVVRMNSKWDLRRLCKTVGAVALPRLTPPTPEEMGHCDSVYLTEVGDTQVVVFKHEKEEGAISTLVIRGSTNNLMDDIERAVDDGVNTFKVLVRDKRLVPGAGATEIELAKHITSYGESCPGLEQYAIKKFAEAFEAIPRALAENSGVKGNELISKLYAVHQEGNKNIGFDIEGEGAAVKDMLEAGILDPYLVKHWGIKLATNSAVTVLRVDQIIMAKPAGGPKAPKQQGHWDKDSWEDEPDKFDSHY, from the exons ATGGCTCTTCACGTACCTAAGGCACCGGGCTTTGCCCAAATGTTAAAGGATGGCGCAAAG CATTACTCTGGACTTGAAGAGGCAGTCTTCAGAAATATCCAAGCCTGTAAAGAACTGGCCCAGACCACACGCACAGCCTATGGACCAAATG gcaTGAATAAAATGGTCATCAACCATTTGGAAAAACTCTTTGTCACAAATGATGCAGCCACTATTCTACGAGAATTGGAG GTTCAGCACCCTGCAGCTAGAATGATCGTTATGGCATCACACATGCAAGAACAAGAGGTTGGGGATGGAACAAACTTTGTTCTGGTGTTTGCAGGAGCCCTTCTTGAACTTGCAGAAGAGCTTCTCAGAATGGGGCTTTCCGTCTCAGAG GTGATTGAAGGCTATGAAATGGCTTGCAAAAAAGCTCTGGAGATTCTCCCGGACTGTGTGTGTTCTTCTGCAAAGAACCTCTCTGATGTTGAAGAGGCGTCTTCTCTGATCCGCACTGCAGTAATGAGCAAACAATATGGCAATGAAGATTTTCTGTCCAAGCTCATTGCACAGGCCTGTG TGTCTATTTTTCCTGAATCTGGTAATTTCAATGTGGATGGAGTCCGAGTGTGTAAGATCGTG GGTTCTGGACTGACTGCTTCTTCAGTGTTGCATGGAATGGTCTTTAAAAGAGAAACTGAAGGAGATGTCACCTCTATCAAAGATGCAAAAATCGCTGTGTTTTCCTGTCCATTTGACTGCATGGTAACAGAGACCAAG GGGACAGTATTGATAAAGAATGCAGAGGAACTGATGAGCTTCAGCAGGGGAGAGGAAAATATGATGGAATCTCAAGTAAAAGCCATTGCAGATGCTGGTGCAACTGTAGTGGTAACAGGGGGCAAAGTGGCTGATATGGCTCTTCACTATGCCAATAAGTACCAACTTATGGTAGTCAG GATGAACTCCAAATGGGATTTAAGAAGGTTATGCAAAACAGTGGGTGCCGTGGCTCTTCCCAGACTG ACACCACCTACTCCAGAAGAGATGGGACATTGTGATAGTGTTTACCTGACAGAAGTTGGCGACACGCAAGTGGTGGTCTTCAAGCATG aaaAAGAGGAAGGTGCAATTTCCACACTTGTAATCCGTGGGTCTACAAATAACTTAATGGATGACATTGAAAGGGCAGTTGATGATGGAGTAAACACATTCAAAGTTCTTGTAAGG gaCAAGCGTCTTGTTCCTGGAGCTGGTGCAACTGAGATTGAACTGGCTAAGCACATTACTTCTTATGGAGAG TCTTGCCCAGGTCTTGAACAATATGCTATCAAGAAGTTTGCAGAGGCTTTTGAAGCCATTCCGCGTGCTCTTGCAGAGAACTCTGGTGTCAAGGGCAATGAACTTATCTCCAAACTGTATGCTGTCCATCAAGAAGGGAACAAAAATATTGGATTTGATATTGAG GGTGAAGGTGCAGCTGTGAAAGACATGCTGGAAGCTGGTATCTTAGACCCATACCTTGTGAAACACTGGGGAATCAAACTGGCCACAAATTCTGCTGTCACGGTACTTCGAGTTGATCAG ATTATTATGGCTAAGCCAGCAGGTGGACCCAAAGCCCCTAAACAACAAGGACACTGGGATAAAGACAGTTGGGAGGATGAACCTGATAAATTTGACAgccattattaa